Sequence from the Seonamhaeicola sp. ML3 genome:
ATGGTTATCACAGGTTGAACATACTCGAAGTTCAGAGATTAATACGTTTTATGCCCAAGGCAGTAATTGCTGTGGTTCCAGGTTGGGCAGTTGGTGGTGGACACAGCTTGCATGTTGTATGTGATTTAACTTTAGCAAGTAAGGAACATGCTATTTTTAAACAAACAGATGCGGATGTAACAAGTTTTGATGGTGGCTATGGTTCTGCATATTTGGCTAAAATGGTCGGGCAAAAAAAGGCTCGAGAAATATTCTTTTTAGGAAGAAACTACTCTGCACAAGAAGCCTTTGAAATGGGTATGGTAAATGCCGTGATACCTCACGAAGAATTAGAGAATACGGCTTATCAATGGGCTCAAGAAATTTTGGCTAAGTCTCCAACATCCATCAAAATGCTCAAGTTTGCTATGAACTTGACTGATGATGGCATGGTAGGGCAACAGGTATTTGCCGGAGAAGCGACAAGACTGGCTTATATGACCGAAGAAGCCAAAGAGGGAAGGAATGCTTTTTTGGAAAAGCGAGCGCCAAATTTTGAAAAGAAGTGGATTCCTTAATATGAAACGATTTTCAATTTGGATTTCGGCCATGCGCCTAAGAACTCTGCCGTTGTCTGTGTCTGGGATTATTTTGGCGTCATGTATGGCTGAATATAATGGTTATTTTAACTTAAGGGTATTTATCCTAGCAATTTTAACTACGCTTAGTTTCCAAATTTTATCAAACCTGGCTAACGACTATGGCGATGGTGTTAAGGGAACTGATAATAAGGATAGAGTTGGTCCTGAAAGAGCACTTCAATCTGGAAGAATTTCCTCAGAAGAAATGTTTAATGCCATAAAGATTAACGTTCTCATTGCTATAATCCTGGCCATTTTCCTAATTTTTTCTGCCTTTGGAGTTTATCATTTATGGTACACCTTAATTTTTTTCTTTCTAGGCGTATCTAGTGTGGTTGCTGCAGTAAGGTATACAGTAGGTGAACGTGCTTATGGATACAAAGCACTTGGCGATATTTTTGTTTTTATATTTTTTGGTATAGTGAGTGTTATTGGGTGTTATATCCTATATGCAAAAAAAATTGATCATGTTGTCTTTTTACCAGCCATTAGCATTGGGCTTTTAAGTACCGCTGTATTAAATCTAAACAATATGAGAGACATGGCTTCAGATTTGAAGTCGAATAAAATTACCTTGGCTATTAAATTAGGTGAGAAAAAAGTAAGAACATATCATTTTGTACTCGTATCACTTGCTATGGTGTTGTCGGCGATTTTTGGTGTTTTGTATTATGTATCGCCATTTAATTTCATTTTTGTAATAGCTTACATACCCTTAATACGACATCTTGTTAAGGTTATTAACACAAAAGATTTAAAAGATTTAGATCCTGAATTAAAAAAATTAGCTTTAACAACGTTTTTGCTTGCAATTCTGATGGGTATCGGTCACTTATTATAGATAAATTTTGTAATTTTCTTTTCTAAATTTAACATTCAGAATAATGAAGATTACTTTTTTGGGCCACGCTAGTTTAGCTATTGAAATACAAGGTGTGGATATTCTTGTAGACCCTTTTATCACTGGGAATTCCAAAGCTTCGCATATCGACATAAATAAATTAAAGGCCGATTATATTTTGGTCACACATGCACATCAGGAT
This genomic interval carries:
- a CDS encoding 1,4-dihydroxy-2-naphthoyl-CoA synthase codes for the protein MEVPNWITVKEYKDITYKKCNGVARIAFNRPNVRNAFRPKTTSELYDAFYDANEDVNIGVVILSAEGPSTKDGVYSFCSGGDQKARGHQGYVGEDGYHRLNILEVQRLIRFMPKAVIAVVPGWAVGGGHSLHVVCDLTLASKEHAIFKQTDADVTSFDGGYGSAYLAKMVGQKKAREIFFLGRNYSAQEAFEMGMVNAVIPHEELENTAYQWAQEILAKSPTSIKMLKFAMNLTDDGMVGQQVFAGEATRLAYMTEEAKEGRNAFLEKRAPNFEKKWIP
- the menA gene encoding 1,4-dihydroxy-2-naphthoate octaprenyltransferase is translated as MKRFSIWISAMRLRTLPLSVSGIILASCMAEYNGYFNLRVFILAILTTLSFQILSNLANDYGDGVKGTDNKDRVGPERALQSGRISSEEMFNAIKINVLIAIILAIFLIFSAFGVYHLWYTLIFFFLGVSSVVAAVRYTVGERAYGYKALGDIFVFIFFGIVSVIGCYILYAKKIDHVVFLPAISIGLLSTAVLNLNNMRDMASDLKSNKITLAIKLGEKKVRTYHFVLVSLAMVLSAIFGVLYYVSPFNFIFVIAYIPLIRHLVKVINTKDLKDLDPELKKLALTTFLLAILMGIGHLL